From Candidatus Paceibacterota bacterium:
TTTCAATATCATTATCAGAAAGATTAGACAATTTTTTAAGTTCTTTAAGCAAAATATCCCTTTTATTTTTTTCAGGATTGTTTAAAACAAAGCCAAGTAAAATATCAAGAATCATCCCAACCTTTAATCCAGGAGAAATTTTCAATTCCTCCATAACTTCTTTTCCCCCGATTTTAAGCATTGAAACGGAAACAGGATCTTGAGAAATCTTATCGATTAAATATTTTAAATGTCTTAATTTATAAGGTTCGGCCTTAGGAACTCCGGACCCTATTCTGTCTGACATTCTGAGAGAAAGAAGATCATCTATGTTTTCAATTCCGACATTGCGGACAAGCCGTCTTACGGAACTTTCCTTTACTTCTCCAACATTGTAGTAAAAAAGGTGATAGCGGACAAGCTTTGTTATTTTCTCAATATCCTTTTTTTGAAATTTCATTCTTCTTAAGATATTTTCTGCAATTCTTGCTCCGACAACTTCATGGTTATAAAAAGTAGAATCGGCGCCTTCTCCTCTTTTAGTTTGCGGTTTTCCAATATCATGAAGTAAAGCGGCAACTCTAACATGCATGTTAAATTTCTTTTTAGCTGCATAATCAAGAGAAAAAATGGCATGCTCATAACAATCGTAAATATGATGCTTGTTTTGTTTGACATTATAGCTTTTTTCAAGTTCTGGCATAAAAATAGAAAGCGCCCCAAGCTGTCTTAGCTCTTCGATTCCTTCTTTAGCCAAAGGGCTCATAATGATTTTCAAAAACTCATCTCTTATTCGTTCTTGCGATATGTTTTTTAAAAGATTAATATTTTCTTTAATCGCAATTTTTGTTTTTTCTTCTATTTTTAATCCCAAAGTGGTTGCAAACCGAACCGCCCTCATCATTCTTAGCGCATCTTCATCAAAACGCTCCTGCGGTTTTCCCACTGCCTTTATTATTCCTTTTTTAATGTCTTCTTTTCCTAAAAAAGGGTCTATAATTTCAAAACCTCCTTTTTTTATTCTCATAGCCATAGCATTTATGGTAAAGTCCCTTCTTTTCAAATCCTCCTTTATATCCTTTGCCCATTTAACAATATCCGGATGCCTTTTATCAGTATATTTTTCATCTATTCGATAAGTTGTAATTTCTACCTCTTTTAGATCTTTTTCCTTTGAATTTGTTAAAACTAAAACAGTCCCAAACTTATTATTGGAAAAACTGTTTTTAAATAGCTTAAGAATTTCTTCAGGAAGAGCATTTGTGGCGATATCCCAATCCTTTGGTTTTTTGCCCATTAAAAAATCTCTCACGCAACCTCCTACAAGACATGCTTCAAATCCTTTTTCTTCAAGCGTTTTTATAATTTTTTCTATTTCTTTCCCAATTTTCATATCAGCTTAATTGTATATTATAAATTGATTTTCTTCAATTCTGTGTTAGAATTCCAAAAAGGAAGCGCCCGTAGCTCAATTGGACAGAGCGACGGTCTTCGGAACCGTAGGTTGTGGGTTCGAGTCCTACCGGGCGCACCAAAACTAACTTTGTCGGAATTGATTGCTCCGCTCGCCGCGCGCGAGGCGCGCGGCTCGCTTCGCAAAGCAAAATCCGCTTTTGTTTTCGCCGTAAAATCCCAGAGTTCGCCCCAATTGATTGAAAGCGTTTTGTCCTTGATTTCAGGGTTAGAGCCGAGAGAACGGAAAAAGTTGCGCCATTCGGCGTAATTTTTTGTTTGCGCCACTTTTTCCGCCTCTTTCAAGGACAAAACGAAACTCCGCAAGGGTTCGAGCCGATTCTTTCCCTGTTGCCCAAAATCTCCCAAACTTTCCTCCAGCTTCGCTTTTTGGCGCAGGAGTGCGTCTTTCTTGGTGAGATACAAGTCGCGTTCAATATCGCCGTCGAGATAGAGCGACACGAGCCGGTCTAGCTTTTCCTGCGCCTCTTTTAATTTTGCTTTGAGATTTTGGGCAACTTCCCCTCTCGCGGAAATTGTCTCGTGTTCCCATTCGTCAATCTGTTTTTCCATATACTCAATTTCCGCGAGAGGAAGCGACACTGATTGAAGCAGGGTTTGCGCTTGGGCGGCGAGTGCATCGGCGGCAAGATACGGCTGGCTACACTTTCCGCTTTTCTTGGTGCACCGATAGTAAGTGTAGCGAGTGCCAAAGCGGTTAGTGGCGTATTGCGCCGTAATCATATTGCCGCACTCGCCGCACCGCGCAAACTGCGTAAATGGAAAATCGTACTTTTCCTTTTGTTTGCGCGGTCTTTGTTTTGATTTAAGTACTTTTTGCACTGCTTCAAACAGTGTCGGGGAAAGAATCGGCTCAAAGTTTCCGTCGTGATACTCACCATGAAATTTTACAAATCCCAAATACGCTCTATTCGTGAGCATTTTCACGACGGAAACTTTTGCAATTGGCGTTCCTTTCTTTTGGACAATACCATGCTCCGCCAAAAACTCCGCTAAACCACCGAGGGTGTATTTTCCAGTGGCGTACTCCTCAAACGCTCGCTTGATAACTTTGGAATATGTCGGGTGCGGATCAATGTTCCTCGTTTTGTAGTTGTTCACATATCCCAAAGGAGCGAGCGTCAGCCATTCGCCACGGCGGAGTTTTTGGCGGATGCCTCGCTTCACATTTTCAACCAAGTTGTCCGAGAAATACTTGCTCTGCCCGAACGCCACTTGCAACATGAATTTCCCTTGCGGAGTTGGCTCAAACCAAAACTGCGGAAAGCGCAAAGAAGCAATAGCTCCGGTGTCAACAAGATAGATTATTCTTCCACCATCCACGCTATTGCGGGCGAGACGATCCGGGTGCCATGCCAAAATACCAAGCGGCTTTTTACTCGTTTCAATCATAGAAAGCATTTTGGCAAATTCGTCTCGCCCGGGCTTCTTTGCGCTTTTCGCTTCCGTGAACTCACGGATAATCTCAATACGTTCTCGCTCCGCAAATTCTCGCAATTCAAAAAGCTGTGCCTCAATGGACATTATCTGTTGGTCATCCTCCTCTGTGCTCTTTCGAGCGTAGAGAACGCATTGAGATTTTGGTTTGAGCTCTTTCACATTGTTATTGGGGCAAACTCTGGGATTTTACGGCGAAAACAAAGGCGGATTTTGCTTTGCGAAGCGAGCCGCGCGCCTCGCGCGCGGCGAGCGGAGCAATCAATTCCGACAAAGTTAGTTTTGGTGCTGTAATTATACACTTCGCGCGAACCTTTTTTGAGCGGGAAACCGACCCCGACAATGGAAGCCGCCCCGCCGCCGCTCGCTGACGCTCGCCGCCCAGCAAAAAAGTTTTCTCTGCATTTTTTAATTTGCGCGCGCCCGATTTTTTCTTCTAAAAGGAAAAGAAAACTTTTTTGCTGGGTTCTGCTCTGAACGAGCAGGGCGGCGGGACTGGCCTCTATTTTTTGAAAGGGAATGGCGGAATTCCCCCCACACCCCCCCCTTCCGCCATTCCCTTTCGGGGACGGACGGGATTTTTGGCGGCGACAGGATTCTCGCTCTTGCCCCACCCTCCCAGTGCGCGAGCGAGGTTAGGG
This genomic window contains:
- a CDS encoding HD domain-containing protein — encoded protein: MKIGKEIEKIIKTLEEKGFEACLVGGCVRDFLMGKKPKDWDIATNALPEEILKLFKNSFSNNKFGTVLVLTNSKEKDLKEVEITTYRIDEKYTDKRHPDIVKWAKDIKEDLKRRDFTINAMAMRIKKGGFEIIDPFLGKEDIKKGIIKAVGKPQERFDEDALRMMRAVRFATTLGLKIEEKTKIAIKENINLLKNISQERIRDEFLKIIMSPLAKEGIEELRQLGALSIFMPELEKSYNVKQNKHHIYDCYEHAIFSLDYAAKKKFNMHVRVAALLHDIGKPQTKRGEGADSTFYNHEVVGARIAENILRRMKFQKKDIEKITKLVRYHLFYYNVGEVKESSVRRLVRNVGIENIDDLLSLRMSDRIGSGVPKAEPYKLRHLKYLIDKISQDPVSVSMLKIGGKEVMEELKISPGLKVGMILDILLGFVLNNPEKNKRDILLKELKKLSNLSDNDIE